The sequence GGGTCCGGGTGCCAGTTGGTTGGCGAGGTTAAATATTCGTCCCACCGGTAACATCACCCGGCGCCGCCGGTGAGCAATACCGTCTAAAATCATGAATGCGGCTTTTTCGGGCGTCATGAGGTCAACCCGGTCGGCGTACTCTTTGGTGGGTGCCATCATCGCGGTTTTGACCAGGGGCAAATAGATAGAGGAGACATGAAGCCCCCGGTGAGAGTACTCGGATGCAAGAACATCGCCGAAGATATCGAGAGCCGCTTTTGTGGGTAGGTACGCGCCGAAGAATGGTCCAGGCATTAGAACACCGAGTGTCAGTACCATCACAACGCTTCCTTGGCTTTCAAGAAGTGAAGGGGCAAGCTTTAAGGTTAACCTAACAGGTGCGAAGTAATTTAGGCGCATTGTGCGTTCGAAGTCGTGGAATCGTTCAAGCGATTCACCAATGGGTCTGCGTATGGAACGGGCCGCATTGTGAACCAGCGCGTCTACTTGGTCGAAATCTTTTAAAAGCTTTTCCGCAACGTCGTCAATGTCGTCATAGGACGAAAGGTCTGCCTCGTAGGCCGTGGCTTTACCACCTTTGCTTTTTATGCCCTCGGTGACTGCCGTTAAATCGTCAGCGTTACGTGCGATTAGAACAACGTGAGCGCCTGCACGGGCCGCTATCTCGGCCGCAGCTTGCCCAATGCCTCTAGAAGCCCCCGTGATGACGATGGTCTTACCCGAAAGTTTTTCTCTGTAAAAATCTTCTCGATGCAGCTTGGGATCTAAGGCGTCACAGTAATAACGGTAAATATATTTGGCGTATGTTTTGAACTCAGGGCAGGAGACCGTTGTAGACTCAAGCTGCTCTTGGGTGTTCTGAGAGTCAAATCGCACTTTGAGATTTAAGGCAGAGAATACATCTTCAGGTGGTAAATTGAATTCATCAAGGAAGCCATCTTTGATGGCTTTGAATATGGGGAGCATGGCGAGCGCTTTGACGGGACCGGGAGCGGATATTTTCCCAGGCATTCGGCCCAGTGCCGGCCCTCCGGCTACTTTTAATAACGTACCAGCTAGACTGGTAATGCTCGGTGCGCTGGGATCAACAATGTGGAAAGTGTCTTGGTCGTCTCGTTTTGCTAAAGCGATATGGGTGATGGCGTCGGCCACAAAATCAACGGGTACCACATTGAGCCCACCGCTTATCTTAGGCATGGGTATTTTAACCCAGCTGGGCAATAGCTTCGAAAGGGCCTTGATGGTGGAGAATCCATAGTAGATGCCATCAATCCTGTCGATAAACCCTGTCTTCGAATGCCCAACAACTGAGCCGGGCCTATAGATGGTGAAATCTAAGCTGGATTCTCTTACGATTCGCTCCGACTCATACTTGGATCGGTGATAAGCGTGAGGGTGTGTTTGGCCTTCGTTAAACATCGCCTCGGTAAACATTCCATTGTAATCGCCAGCAACCGCGATTGAGCTAACGTGATGAAGCTGACCTTTGTAATTCATAGACAATAGACATTTACAGAGATTCTCAGTGCCCTGAATGTTGGCCTTTTCTAGTTCATCATTGCTGGCATCCAGGTCGTAGAGGGCAGCCAAGTGGAATGCATGATCTGAATTTTTAGCCTGTGTTTTAGCTTCGGGTTTCAATCCCAGATCTTCGGCGGCAAGATTACCTTCAATAAAAATGAGTTGACCGGTGGATTGGTCGGCGTGTTTTAGGAGGCTTTCAATAAGCTGTGCTCGTTTAGCTTTGGATTCTGGCCTGATTAAAGCAAAAACAATGCAGCCATGGTCGAGAAGATTGCGCAGGACGTAACGCCCTATGAACCCCGTGGCGCCTGTGATGAAAACCGATGTCGTAGTACCCATGTCTGAACCACTCCCTCTAAGAGAATGGGTAAGCTTAGCGCTATTCGTAGGGCGAAGAAAAGCTGACTAGTCTGCTTCTTTTGTAAGATTTTGAGCCTTGTCCATCATGTTGATGGCTGCGTCGTCGCCGATATGATGGTCGCCTCGCTCTTTAGCCAATAGCATCTGTTTTTGACGTTCTTCAGCGCGATTTCTAGTTTTCTCAGTTTGGGAACCTACACAGTGTGGGCAAGAGATACCAGCTGAGTAATGTTCAGACTCTAGGTCCGAGGCGCTCACCGGATGACGACACGCATGGCACTGGTCATAAGAGCCAGCTTCGAGGTCATGGTTCACCGCGACGCGGTTATCAAACACAAAGCATTCACCTTCCCATAGGCTCTCTTCCTTGGGTACCTCTTCAAGATACTTAAGAATGCCACCCTGCAAGTGGTATACATTTTCAAAGCCTTGGCCCTTTAGGTAAGCAGTCGACTTTTCGCATCGAATCCCGCCGGTGCAAAACATGGCGACCTTTTTATGCTTGGTCGGATCTAAGTTCTTTTCAACGTAAGCGGGGAATTCTCGAAAGGTCGTTGTGTCTGGGTTGAGTGCTCCTTTGAAGGTACCAATGTCGACTTCGTAGTCGTTGCGGGTATCGATGAGGACAACTTCAGGGTCTGAGATAACACCGTTCCAGTCTTCGGGACGCACGTAGGTACCCACGATATGGTTGGGGTCGATGTCTTCTACGCCCATCGTAACAATCTCTTTTTTGAGTTTTACTTTGGTTCGGTAGAATGGATGGGCATCGCAATAGCTCTCTTTATGGGTGAGGTTTGCTAGGCGAGGGTCTTCTTTAAGCCAAGTCAGCATTGCGTCAATGCTCTCGCGGCTTCCCGAAACGGTGCCATTAATGCCTTCACGCGCCAGAAGCAGAGTACCACGAACATCAAGTTTCTTCATCATGACAAGCAAAGGTGCTTGCTTGTCTTCAAAGTCTTCCAGGCGTGCAAAGTGATAAAGTGCTGCTACGACAGTGGTATCATGCATTATAAAAAGGGCTCCTGTTTGAGGCTTGGCTCGCCTGTATGGGATGCGTGGGCGATTTGTCTAGACAAGGAAGGTATAAAACTCGCGGTAGGTTAAGCGCTTACCAGAAAGGAACAGTGATTTTTGAGGTTAGAAGGAAAAAACAATATATAATACCCTTAGATTCCAAGCACTTGAATGGCTAGGCCGCTCACTGCGATGGCCACACCGGCGAAGACATTGGTATATCGCTCTACACCCTGCATTTTCTTCAGGCTCAGGCCCAGGTAGCCCACGGTGACAACGCCGAGCATGGTCGCAATGGTTGTTAGACCGAATGCGCCAGCGACCAGTGCTACCCAAAGCCAATTATGTTCGGCCGCTGGTGCCATGAGCATGGGGATGAGTGCTTCGCATGGACCGAAAACAAAGATGACAAATAGGCTCCAGGCCGCCATGGGGCCGCTCTTTGAGGTGTGTGCGTGTGCATGAGAGCTGTGATGGTTATGGTCGTGGTTGTGGACCGTACCGTCTTCGTGAACGTGGGGATGGCTGTGTGCCTGGCCGCGCTTTAGTTTCAACAAGGCCCACGAGGCGTAGGCTATACCGAAGCCAATAATAAGCCAGGCAGTGATTTCACCTCTGACCGATTCGATAAAACTAAGCTCTTCAATGGCTACACCGAGGCCAATGCCAAGAAAGCCAAGGAGAACTGAGCCCATGACGTGACCCAGCCCGCACAATGCTGTGAGAGCGAGCGTTTTCCGTAGGCCCCAGTCCCGAGCCTTACCAATGGCGATAAATGGCAGGGAGTGGTCGATACCTATCAGGGTATGGACGAATCCAATACTAACAGCGGTGCCAAGTAGAATTTCGAGTGCGCTAACGGTCATGTCTTTTTACTTTTCATGGGAAAGTGCATTGCACGTAACCCAACACGAGTTCGGTACGGACACCGCCAAACTGGCGACTGTCTGTACTGGCCGTAGGATTGTCACCATGAACAAATACGAGGTTGTTCTCAATATAGGAACACCGTTTGATCATTGTGAGCTGCGTTTCCATCGGGTGGCGCACCAGGATGAGTTGTCCAGGTTTTGGGCTTAAGCTTGGTTTGCTGGGCTTAACCAGCACTTCTTGGCCTTCAAGCAAAGTAGGTTTCATGGACTCGCCTCGAATCCTGAACCTTCTCAACCTTCCAACACACCAGAGCAAAAACTTGGTGAGGGTCAACTTCGGTACCGATGAAAAAACGACGGGACCTTCAGAAGGATACTGAGAGGTGCCGTCGTTTATCATTTCTTCAGTTCTTTGCTGTGCGGCAGTTAGCTGGCGGTATACCAGGTTACTTCGCGGCCTTTGCTGGCCCAGAACATTTCGTGGATTTCCTTGATGGCATCCATGAGTTCCTGTGCGTGTACGGCACTGACTTCAACTTTTACTGAAGAGCAGAGCTTAGCTGCTTTCCAGAATGTCTCGTGAAGATTTGGAAACTTCTCGAGATGTGGCGGCTTGAAGTAATCCGTCCACAGAACCAGCAACTCAGACTTAGCCAGGTGTGCTTGTTCTTCTTTAATAGCCACGTAGCGGCTCATTGTGTTGTTGTAAGCTGCCCATGCGCCGGCGTCGCCAGCTGCAGGTACTTCCATGGCCAAGATTTTCTTGGTCATAGATACTGCTGCTTCCGCAGCAATTCGGGCAGATGATGGGTCATATACGCCGCAAGGGCCGTCGCAGTGTGCAGCAACTTCATTCGCAGGTACAGTGTTCTTGATGGTCTCGGCAATTTTACGGAGCATCGTTCGGCCTCCAAAAAGTCAGATATTATGAAGACTGAATATGAATATTCGGCCGTTGGGTCAAGGCTTGTCGCAAAGCAGTGGGGACGTATGGAAACCTAACTATCAGCGTTTTGCGGGTTTACGGCCTGTTCCTCGAGGCCATCTTGAGGAGCAATCTTGGGCTTAAAGATATTCACGGGAATTTTGAGGTAACGAACTTCGTTTTCGGCCGGTTTCGGCAGGCTTCCCGCGTCGACATTCACCTGTACACTCTGAAATAAGAGGCGCGGTGTATCGAGTTTTCGGTCTCGTTCCGTACGAAATGTTACGAATTCCGCTCGGCTGCGGCCCTCTGGCAGCTGAATATTATGGCGTTTTTGTTCACCGATGGTGGTCTCGTACTGCAGCGCACGTCCTCCCGGCTGATAGTCATGGCCCACAAACACTCTGGTTTCATCGGGTAAGCAAAAAAGCCGGGTGGTAATCGAATCATAAAGGTCGCCAGCACTTCCAGCGGGAAAGTCGCAACGGCCCGTGCCAAAATCAGGCATAAACATGGTGTCGCCGGTGAAGATAGCATCATCAAATCGAAAGGTGGTGCAGGCCGGTGTGTGTCCGGGCGTAAAGATAACTTCAAATTGCAGGGATCCAGCCCGTACAATTTCTCGGTCATCAAAGAGTCGGTCGAATTGGCTGCCGTCTGTTGGGAAGTCTACGGGTAAATCA comes from Deltaproteobacteria bacterium and encodes:
- a CDS encoding SDR family oxidoreductase, translating into MGTTTSVFITGATGFIGRYVLRNLLDHGCIVFALIRPESKAKRAQLIESLLKHADQSTGQLIFIEGNLAAEDLGLKPEAKTQAKNSDHAFHLAALYDLDASNDELEKANIQGTENLCKCLLSMNYKGQLHHVSSIAVAGDYNGMFTEAMFNEGQTHPHAYHRSKYESERIVRESSLDFTIYRPGSVVGHSKTGFIDRIDGIYYGFSTIKALSKLLPSWVKIPMPKISGGLNVVPVDFVADAITHIALAKRDDQDTFHIVDPSAPSITSLAGTLLKVAGGPALGRMPGKISAPGPVKALAMLPIFKAIKDGFLDEFNLPPEDVFSALNLKVRFDSQNTQEQLESTTVSCPEFKTYAKYIYRYYCDALDPKLHREDFYREKLSGKTIVITGASRGIGQAAAEIAARAGAHVVLIARNADDLTAVTEGIKSKGGKATAYEADLSSYDDIDDVAEKLLKDFDQVDALVHNAARSIRRPIGESLERFHDFERTMRLNYFAPVRLTLKLAPSLLESQGSVVMVLTLGVLMPGPFFGAYLPTKAALDIFGDVLASEYSHRGLHVSSIYLPLVKTAMMAPTKEYADRVDLMTPEKAAFMILDGIAHRRRRVMLPVGRIFNLANQLAPGPTTRVLNLLRRTFPTASENSEFPMEKAIISQSIGGSPI
- a CDS encoding rhodanese-related sulfurtransferase, producing the protein MHDTTVVAALYHFARLEDFEDKQAPLLVMMKKLDVRGTLLLAREGINGTVSGSRESIDAMLTWLKEDPRLANLTHKESYCDAHPFYRTKVKLKKEIVTMGVEDIDPNHIVGTYVRPEDWNGVISDPEVVLIDTRNDYEVDIGTFKGALNPDTTTFREFPAYVEKNLDPTKHKKVAMFCTGGIRCEKSTAYLKGQGFENVYHLQGGILKYLEEVPKEESLWEGECFVFDNRVAVNHDLEAGSYDQCHACRHPVSASDLESEHYSAGISCPHCVGSQTEKTRNRAEERQKQMLLAKERGDHHIGDDAAINMMDKAQNLTKEAD
- the sodX gene encoding nickel-type superoxide dismutase maturation protease — its product is MKPTLLEGQEVLVKPSKPSLSPKPGQLILVRHPMETQLTMIKRCSYIENNLVFVHGDNPTASTDSRQFGGVRTELVLGYVQCTFP
- the sodN gene encoding superoxide dismutase, Ni yields the protein MLRKIAETIKNTVPANEVAAHCDGPCGVYDPSSARIAAEAAVSMTKKILAMEVPAAGDAGAWAAYNNTMSRYVAIKEEQAHLAKSELLVLWTDYFKPPHLEKFPNLHETFWKAAKLCSSVKVEVSAVHAQELMDAIKEIHEMFWASKGREVTWYTAS
- a CDS encoding MBL fold metallo-hydrolase is translated as MQVKAFFDSRTSTLTYVIYDSDSRDALVIDPVLDYNTSASEIYTESLDEVIGFIREQRLMPLMILETHAHADHLSGAQVLKEHYPSAQIGVGNKISLVQETFKEFFDLPVDFPTDGSQFDRLFDDREIVRAGSLQFEVIFTPGHTPACTTFRFDDAIFTGDTMFMPDFGTGRCDFPAGSAGDLYDSITTRLFCLPDETRVFVGHDYQPGGRALQYETTIGEQKRHNIQLPEGRSRAEFVTFRTERDRKLDTPRLLFQSVQVNVDAGSLPKPAENEVRYLKIPVNIFKPKIAPQDGLEEQAVNPQNADS